The following is a genomic window from Desulfofarcimen acetoxidans DSM 771.
TGTAAGTGAGGCTTTTGGATCTAACGTAGCTTGGGACGCATCAACGCAAACTATAACTATTACTTCTATAACAGCAGTACCTGCAGTTACTGGACAAATTAAAGTTACTCCTCAGTCACAATCACAACAAGAACTATCTGTCACTCAAGGCCAATTTGTAGGCAGTACCGAATCAAACAAATACCATTCTCCTGATTGCAGATATGTCGAAAAAATTGCTCCCGAAAATAAGATTTGGTTTAAAGATGCCGTCGATGCCGAGGCACATGAATATGTACCTTGTGGAGTATGTAAACCATAATATAACAATTAGCCCGGCCTTGTGGCCGAGTTTGATTTAATATTCCACGTGGAATAATCCCGAATCACTGCCGGCAAGGTCGGGTGGACACAAACAGTATGCATAAAAGAGGTGATAGTTACGGGAGGCGTAAACGGCGGCTACCTAAGAAAGAAGGGTAAAGACAAGTGGGAAATAGTTGTGGAAGCAGGGAAAGATTCGGCTACCGGCATAAGAAAACGGATCAGTAAAACATTCAACGGATCGGAAAAAGCGGCAAAAAACGAGCTCGATCGTATAAAAAACGAAGTTAAACAGGCAACATATATTCCACCAACCAAAATGAACCTGCAGCAGTACCTTGAAAAGTGGATGGGGTTCCAGAAGGACAAGCTGGCCCCCCGGACATATCAGCGGTATCAACAAATAATTGACCTTAGGATTATACCGGCACTAGGCAAGATTATCCTGGAAGAATTAAAACCTATGCAGCTCCAAGAGTTTTATGCCAAGCTTAAAAAGTCTCCTCGTCTTGACGGTAAAGAAGGCACTCTATCGTTGGACACAATTATGTACCACCATAGAATCCTAAGAGTTGCGCTTAATCAGGCAGTAAAATGGCAGATGATCGGCAGAAACCCGGCAGACGCTGTTGACACTCCAAAACAAAAAAGAAATCAGTTTACCGCCCTAGATGGGAATCAAACAAAGAGACTATTGGAATTGGCAGAAGGATCGCAACACTATCTGGCTTTGCTCTTAGCTCTAAGTACCGGTCTTAGAAGAGGTGAGATATACGGCCTACGATGGAAGGATATTGACTTCCACCACAAAACATTAACAGTTAATCAGGCAGTAAAGTATTTACCTGGTCAACCTCTTATTTTTGGCCCACCAAAGAACGATTTCAGTCGGAGAACTATTCCGCTGCCTCAGAAGGTATTTGATGCTTTTCAAGAGCGCAAAATAGCGCAGGATAAAATGAAAAAGAGGCTAGAATATGCCTATAGCGACAATGACCTTATTTTATGCCAAGAGGACGGATCTCCTACCCACCCTGACACTATTTCATCATGGTTTCAGAAGTTTATTAATAAACATTCTGGCTCAAATAAAAAAGAGTCTACTGACTGCATTACTCAGCAAGCAAACTCCAATAAAACAGTAAATTTACCAAAAATAAGATTTCATGATCTAAGTTATCCGTACATAAATAAAATCCGAACCTTCTATAAAATAGCTTAATAATAAGCCCTTTCCTTAATAGAAAGGTTTGGATTTTATTTTTATGCTGTATACTCCGAGCAGGAGGTGTACAGATGAATACACAAAACTTAAGGGATAATTATCCCAAACTAATCGACTACATGGAAAGAGCTGGTTATTGCGCCACATATATAATAAAAGTGCGCCGTGAGATAGACTACGTTCTTTCTGGAGCGGATTCAAAGGACTGGGCGTCGTACACAGATATTTATCTGGAGCACGTGAATAAATCAAGTTCCCGGCATTATCTGCGTGGCAAACTGAATTGTCTTGGAATTATTGAGCGATTTGACAATCGCGGCCAGTACCCCGACGGAAGGCGGCGACAGCAGATTGTGAAACGTGGTCTGTATCACTTGTTGTTGCCGGAGTTCAAAGCTGTGGTTGACTGTTACCGAGCATCTGAAAGCAAGAGAAACAAGAAGGCAACCACAATCATAGGCGAAGCGAGCCACGGTGCGAGCTTTTTGTACGCTTTGCAGCAGAAAGGCATAAATACTCTTGGCGAGATTACAGAGGCGGCTGTGTTATCCGTTTTCATAGGTGATGACGACACTTTACGCCGGAGTTGCTCATACAAAAAGGACATCGTCGCAATTCTCAAAGCCTGCATAAGGGAGAATCCTGATTGCCCAGAGTTCACAAAAATATTGGCTTACCTGCCTGAATTACGGGAGCGCCGCAAGAACATCCAGTATTTGAAGCCGGATGAAACACATCAGATCAAACAAGCTCTCGTAAATGGGGATTCGGGGCTTTCGCTCAGAGACAGAGCGGTTGGTTCACTGGTGCTTTATACCGGACTGCGCTGCTGTGACATTGCCGGACTGACGGTCAATGATATTGATTGGGAGAAAGAGCTAATCTGTATCAGACAGCAGAAGACTGGCGCTCTCCTCGAGTTGCCGCTTTCCGTAATCGTAGGCAATGCCGTCTATGACTATCTTGTGTCCGAACGCCCGGAGACCGAGTGCGAATTCCTATTTATCTCAGAAAATCGACCCTACGGACGTTTGTTGAGCGGAAGTATCGGAAACATTTCCAACAAGATAATGAAAGCCGCAAACATCAGACAAAGTGCCGGCGACCGTAGGGGATTTCATATCTTTCGCCACCGAGTGGCAACAGAGCTTCTAAGCAGCGGTGTCCCTCAGCCTGTTATCAGCAGGGCACTTGGTCATACGTCACCCGATTCTCTGGAAACATATTTGAGCGCCGACTTTAAGCATCTCAAAGAGTGCGCACTCAGTATAGAACGGTTCCCAATGCCGGAGGTGTTTGCGTATGAGTGAGTTTATATCCTCCCTTGCACCGCTCATGCGGTCATTTGTTTTCTATCGGAAGGTTTCTGGACGTTGGAATGAAGCCTCTTACGAAGTTAATCTGAGCCTGTTCGACAAGTATTGTGATAAGAATTTTTCTAATGCTTCCGAATTGTCGCAGGACATGGTGGATTTATGGTGCGCCCAACGCAAAACGGAAACAAACAATTCATGCCGTTCCAGAATATATCCTGTGGTCAGCTTCATACGTTATCTGCGCAAACGCGGAATGACAACCGTTGCGGAACCCGATATCCCCCGAAAAGAGCCGAGAGTCTATATCCCACATGCGTTTACTGAAGCGGAACTTCAGAACTTCTTTGCGGCTTGTGACTCTATATCCGCCGCTCCGCCCACAGAAGAACAGTTGTCGCGCCGGATAACCGTCCCCGTATTCTTCCGGTTGCTGTACTCAAGTGGAATCCGAACGAATGAGGCACGGGCTCTGATGCGTGAAGACATTGACCTTGACAGCGGCGTTGTGAATATCCGCTACTCCAAGGGGCATACGCAGCATTATGTTGTGCTGCATGATTCTATGCTTTTACTGATGCGACAGTACGATGGTGTCATTGATAAAATGTACCCTGAACGGGTCTACTTCTTTCCTGCCAGAAAAAGAAACGGCGGCTTCCACAGAGCATCCTGGGTACAGCGTAATTTCAATAAAATGTGGCGTCAGCATAACTGTGGTAATGTCGTCCCATACGAATTCCGGCATAATTATGCCGTTGAGAACATCAATGGCTGGACGGATGTAGGGTTTGAATTTAACGCGAAACTGCTTTATCTCAGCAAGAGCATGGGACATAGCGTTTTGGAAAGCACGAAATACTACTATTCGCTTGTTCCGGGACTGACCGACATTATTGAGGCTCAAACCGACGAAGGCGCAGTCATCCCAGAGGTAGACTATGAGAGCTACTAACGAGTCCGTTGTACTGGCGAGGCACATTAATGCTTTTCTTAACGAATATGTTCCATCACAAAAAACCAAGAGCGCCCACACATTGAAAGCGTATAGTGATGCGCTCAGTTTGTATATCGGTTTTCTTGAAACGGAAAAAAGCATAAACTCAAGCAATCTCAATGGAAATTGCTTTTGCGCTGCGAACATTGAGGATTGGCTCGTTTGGCTGATGGAAAGTCGTTCGTGCAGTCCTGAAACCTGCAACAACCGGTTGGCTTCACTTAGGGCTTTTCTCAAGTACCTTAGCAGCAGGGACGTTTCGTACCTTCACTTATCTCAATCGGCGTCACAGATAGAGCGAAGAAAGGTATACACTAAAAAAGTGACTGGCATGAGTAAAAAAGCAGTAAGTGCTTTGCTCGAAGCCCCTGATTCGTCCACGAAGGCTGGTCGCAGGGATATTGCTTTGATGGTCGTCATGTACAGCACCGCCGCTAGGATAGACGAAATATTGTCTATGAGAATTGAACAATTGCACCTGGATACGGATAAACCAAACATCACGGTCATTGGTAAGAGGGGCAAAATCCGAACGCTGTATTTGTTGCCAAAGGCCACGGCTCACCTCAGGGCGTATATTAAAGATTCTCACGGGGCCACACCCAATCCGTCATCTTTCGTGTTCTACTCAAGGAACACAGGTCCCGCCGGAAAGATGAGCCAGAAAGCCGTTAACAAGCAACTTCGCAAGCACGCACAAGCAGCGAGGTCAGTATGCGGTGAAGTCCCTGCCGAGATTCACGCTCATCAGCTCCGCCACGCCAAATCCTCTCACTGGCTGGAGGACGGCATGAACATTGTCCAAATATCCTTCCTTCTGGGGCATGCCCAGCTTCAAACGACGATGGTTTATTTAGACATAACCACCGAGCAGGAAGCAAAAGCTTTGGCAACGCTCGAAGATGAAAACGATAAATCATTAACCAAGAAGTGGCGCAATGCAAATGGGAGTTTGTCCATGTTATGCGGTGTCCGGGCGATGAAACGGTAAAATATTATCCGAACCTTTCTCTTGGAGATTTCTTTAAAAATTGGATTCCATGGAAAAAGGTTCGGATTTTATTTATGTACGGGTAACTGAAGAAATCCGAACGTTCGGATTTTTTAAGACATACCCACGCCACTTTATTGCTTTTACAGGACGTTCACCCTAAGGTAGTGTCTGAAAGATTAGGTCATG
Proteins encoded in this region:
- a CDS encoding site-specific integrase, which encodes MIVTGGVNGGYLRKKGKDKWEIVVEAGKDSATGIRKRISKTFNGSEKAAKNELDRIKNEVKQATYIPPTKMNLQQYLEKWMGFQKDKLAPRTYQRYQQIIDLRIIPALGKIILEELKPMQLQEFYAKLKKSPRLDGKEGTLSLDTIMYHHRILRVALNQAVKWQMIGRNPADAVDTPKQKRNQFTALDGNQTKRLLELAEGSQHYLALLLALSTGLRRGEIYGLRWKDIDFHHKTLTVNQAVKYLPGQPLIFGPPKNDFSRRTIPLPQKVFDAFQERKIAQDKMKKRLEYAYSDNDLILCQEDGSPTHPDTISSWFQKFINKHSGSNKKESTDCITQQANSNKTVNLPKIRFHDLSYPYINKIRTFYKIA
- a CDS encoding tyrosine-type recombinase/integrase — encoded protein: MNTQNLRDNYPKLIDYMERAGYCATYIIKVRREIDYVLSGADSKDWASYTDIYLEHVNKSSSRHYLRGKLNCLGIIERFDNRGQYPDGRRRQQIVKRGLYHLLLPEFKAVVDCYRASESKRNKKATTIIGEASHGASFLYALQQKGINTLGEITEAAVLSVFIGDDDTLRRSCSYKKDIVAILKACIRENPDCPEFTKILAYLPELRERRKNIQYLKPDETHQIKQALVNGDSGLSLRDRAVGSLVLYTGLRCCDIAGLTVNDIDWEKELICIRQQKTGALLELPLSVIVGNAVYDYLVSERPETECEFLFISENRPYGRLLSGSIGNISNKIMKAANIRQSAGDRRGFHIFRHRVATELLSSGVPQPVISRALGHTSPDSLETYLSADFKHLKECALSIERFPMPEVFAYE
- a CDS encoding tyrosine-type recombinase/integrase; its protein translation is MSEFISSLAPLMRSFVFYRKVSGRWNEASYEVNLSLFDKYCDKNFSNASELSQDMVDLWCAQRKTETNNSCRSRIYPVVSFIRYLRKRGMTTVAEPDIPRKEPRVYIPHAFTEAELQNFFAACDSISAAPPTEEQLSRRITVPVFFRLLYSSGIRTNEARALMREDIDLDSGVVNIRYSKGHTQHYVVLHDSMLLLMRQYDGVIDKMYPERVYFFPARKRNGGFHRASWVQRNFNKMWRQHNCGNVVPYEFRHNYAVENINGWTDVGFEFNAKLLYLSKSMGHSVLESTKYYYSLVPGLTDIIEAQTDEGAVIPEVDYESY
- a CDS encoding tyrosine-type recombinase/integrase — translated: MRATNESVVLARHINAFLNEYVPSQKTKSAHTLKAYSDALSLYIGFLETEKSINSSNLNGNCFCAANIEDWLVWLMESRSCSPETCNNRLASLRAFLKYLSSRDVSYLHLSQSASQIERRKVYTKKVTGMSKKAVSALLEAPDSSTKAGRRDIALMVVMYSTAARIDEILSMRIEQLHLDTDKPNITVIGKRGKIRTLYLLPKATAHLRAYIKDSHGATPNPSSFVFYSRNTGPAGKMSQKAVNKQLRKHAQAARSVCGEVPAEIHAHQLRHAKSSHWLEDGMNIVQISFLLGHAQLQTTMVYLDITTEQEAKALATLEDENDKSLTKKWRNANGSLSMLCGVRAMKR
- a CDS encoding tyrosine-type recombinase/integrase; the protein is MKKSERSDFLRHTHATLLLLQDVHPKVVSERLGHASITITLDLYSHILPSLQKGATVKIEELLFD